In Edaphobacter aggregans, the sequence ACGATATCGGCGCTGGAACCGCAACGCCACGCGCGTATCAGTATGCCTGGAACGACGACATTATCGCGGCGAACCAATTCGCCGGTGTCCTCACAGATGCAACCGAGGCAATCACCTCCGGCCTCAACACCCAGACCAAGGGAGTACCAATCGTCGTCTTCAACCCTCTCAATATCGAGCGCGAAGATCTGGTTGAAGCCAACGTCACCTTCCCGAATGGCACTCCGAAGGCAGTGCGCGTCTCTGGCCCAGACGGAAGAGAAGTTCCCTCGCAGCTCACAGGCGGCAAAGTCCTCTTTGTAGCGAAAGCCCCCTCCGTCGGTTATGCCATCTACGATGTGCAGCCCGCCGAAACCACCAACACGCATTCGTCGCTCAAAGTAACGGACTCATCTCTCGAAAATGATCGCTATCGCGTCCGTCTGGATCAGAACGGCGACGTCTCCAGCATCTACGACAAAGCCTTGAACAAGGAGTTGCTGTCAGGCCCGGTCCGGCTGGCCGTCTCCACCGACATACCCAAAATTTATCCAGCATGGAATATGGAGTTCGAGCAGGAACAAGCAGCGCCGCGCGCCTATGTCAGCGGCCCTGCGAAAGTTCGCATCAAAGAGAATGGCCCCGTTCGAGTCTCACTAGAAGTAACACGCAATACCGAAGGCTCAACATTCGTTCAAACTATAAGCCTCTCCGCAGGCGATGCCGGCAATCGCGTCGAATTCGGCAACGCAATCGACTGGAAGACTCTCGCCGCAAACCTTAAAGCATCGATCCCCCTTGCCGCATCGAATGAAAACGCCACCTACAACTGGGGCGTAGGAACCATTCAGCGACCCAATGCCAACGAGCGCCAGTTCGAAGTCGCTTCCCATCGATGGATCGATCTCACCGACAAAAATGGAAGCTTCGGCACCACCATCCTGACCGATTGCAAGAACGGATCAGATAAGCCCAACGACAACACTCTTCGCGTCACTCTCATGCGTTCGCCCGGAATGCAGCCTTCAACCAACGGCCGCCCGCAAGCCTACACTGATCAGGCAAATCAAGACTGGGGCCATCACGAATTCGTATTCGCTCTTGCAGGTCACGCGGACGACTGGCGCAAATCTCAAACAGACTGGCAAGCCTACCGGCTCAACGATCCTCTGATCGCTTTCGAAGCGACGAAGCACTCCGGCACACTCGGCAAGAACTTTTCATTGATGCACCTCGACAATCCTCGCATCCGCGTACTCGCGCTCAAGAAGGCGGAAGCCAGCGACGAAATCATTCTCCGCATGGTCGAACTCGACGGTAAGCCAGCCCAGGACGTGCGAGTCTCCTTCGCCGCGCCAGTTACCGCAGCCCGTGAAGTCAACGCCCAGGAACAGCCCATCGGATCGGCGACCATCACTGACGGCGCGCTCGCCACATCGTTCACCGCCTACCAGCCACGTACATTCGCGCTGCGCCTCGGCGCGCCAAGTTCGAAGCTTGCCTCCACACAATCGCAACCGGTAGCGCTCAACTACGATCTAGCCGTCGCCAGCAACGACGACACCAAAACCGAAGGCGTCGGCTTCGACGGCAAAGGCGACGCAATCCCAGCCGAGATGCTACCCACAACCATCAACTATCACGATGTCCGGTTCGATCTAGCGCCGGCCAAAACGGGATCGTCCAACGCAGTTGTCGCGAGGGGTCAAACAATCAACCTCCCTGCCGGTCACCACAACCGGGTCTACGTTCTGGCAGCATCGTCCGATGGAGACCAGTCAGCAGAGTTCAAAGTTGGCGATAAAGCCGTCAATCTAAACATCCAGGACTGGGGCGGCTTCATCGGCCAATGGGACACGCGTATCTGGAAGAGCGCACCCGAACGCGACTGGGCGATCTCAGCAAACCACGCCGCGTGGCCTCCCGCCGACGAGCAGCAGCGAGAGGCACGCCCACAGTCTCCCCGCTACCCCGAGGACTACGTCGGCCTTGAAGCTGGCTACATCAAACCAGCAAACGTCGCCTGGTACGCCTCCCACCACCACACTGCTACCGGACTAAACCAGCCGTATCAGTACTCCTATCTCTTCGCCTATCCAATGGAAGTCTCAGAAAACACAAAGACACTGACCCTACCCAACAACGAAAAAATCCGCATTCTAGCCATCTCCGTCGCCCAGGAGGAGCCCGGACTGATTCCGGCGCAACCGCTCTACGACACTCTGAGCCACACAAACCCAACCAATACCGCCAAATTGGCACGCTAATACAGGTGCCAGTATGATTTCCAGATGTTGTTCGGCAGAGTCAAATGACTTGCAGAGCAACGTAAGGAGATAACTAGTTGCAAATACGTTGTGGGTCCTCGCTTTCTTTGGCATTGGCATCGATGATTGTGTTCGCACCACTCTCTGCCGCAGCAAAACCAACCGCTCCCGAACCTGTCATCGTAGCCTCTGGCTGGCAGTTACAGGACGCAGCCAGAGTGCCTCAATCAGGCGGAGAGGTCGCCGCTGCTACCTTCAACCCAGCCGGCTGGTACCCCGCCACCGTTCCCGGCACTATCCTTACAACACTCGTCAACAACAAGGTCTACGCAGAGCCTCTCTACGGAGACAACAACCGCCCGGAAAAGATTCCCGAGAGCCTGAACCGTACCTCCTACTGGTACAGAACAGTAGTCACGATTCCCCAGGCCTACGCGGGCAAACACATCTGGCTCAACTTCGACGGCATCAACTACTCTGCCTCCGTCTGGGTTAACGGTGCAGAGGTCGGCACCACGCGCGGAGCGTTCATCCGCGGCAAATACGATATCTCCTACAACGTAAAGCCCGGCAAGAAGGCCGTGATCGCCGTGCTCGTATCACCGCAACCTCACCCCGGAGTCCCGCACGAACATACCCTGACAAACGGTGTAGGCCTGAACGGCGGCATCACCGCCATCGACGGCCCAACCTTCCTCTCCACCATCGGCTGGGATTGGCTCCCCGCCATGCGCGATCGAGATACTGGTATCTGGCAAAAGGTCTTCCTCTCCGCCACCGGCCCCGTGCTGATCAAGAACCCGCTCGTCACCACCGATCTCCCCTTACCGAAGACCGACTCCACCGACGTCGCCATCCAGGCCACCGTCGAGAACATAACCGACCAGCCGCAGAAGGGCATCCTGAAGGGAAGCATCGACAAAATCGCCTTCCAACAGCCCGTCGAACTAGCCCCGCATAGCACGCAACTAGTCAGCTTCGATCCCAAAACCACGCCCGTCCTCCACATCAATCAGCCGAAGCTCTGGTGGCCCAACGGTTATGGCCCGCAAAATCTCTACAAACTTCACCTCACCTTCGAGCAACAGAACAAACCCTCCGACACGCAGGACGTAAGCTTCGGCGTCCGCAAGATCACCTACTCCGTTCCCGACTCCGACAACCTCACCATCTCCGTCAACGGTGTCCGCGTCTTCATTCGCGGCGGCAACTGGGGACTCGACGAAGCCATGAAGCGCATCCCACGCGAGCGTCTCGAAGCCAAGATCCGTCTGCACAAGCTGGCCAACCTCAATCTGATCCGCAACTGGGTCGGCCAAAGCACCAGCCAGGACTTTTACGACCTCTGCGACAAATACGGCATCCTCCTCTGGGACGAATTCTTCCAGCCCAATCCCAGTGATGGGCCCAATCCAACCGATCTCGACACCTACATCGCCAACGTCCGCGACAAGATCGTCCGCTTCCGCAACCATCCCTCCATCGCTGTCTGGTGCGCCCGCAACGAAGGCTTTCCACCCAAGGAGATCGACGACCGTCTCCGTGCCCTCATGGCCGAGCTGGAACCCACGCGCATGTATCAACCCAGCTCCACCGAGGGCCACGGCGTCCACTCCGCAGGGCCTTATCACTGGCGAACTCCCCGCGAGTTCTACGTCATCCATAACGACTTCTTCAAGACCGAAACCGGCAGCATGTCTGTTCCCACGCTTGAATCTATCCACGGCATGATCCCCAAAAGCGACTGGGAGACCATTACCGACAACTGGGCCGAACGCGACTTCGCCAAAGGCGCACAGGGCGGAGACATCTACCCCAGCATCATCGCCAGCCGCTACGGCACCATCGCCAACCTCGCCGACTTCGTTCGCAAATCGCAACTCGCCAACTACGAAGCCTTCCGCGCCATGTACGAAGGCCGCAACGCACAGCTCTTCCATCCCGCCACAGGTGTCATCACCTGGATGAGCAACCCCGCACAGCCTAGCTTCGTCTGGCAGATCTATCACTACGACCTCGAGCCCAACTCCTCGCTCTTCGCCGTCAAGAAAGCCTCTGAGCTGATACACATTCAGTTCAACGAAGCAACCAGCGAACTCCAGGTCATCAACAACCTTCCCGATGCACTCGTCGGCGCGACCGCACACACCTTCATCTACAACCTCGACGGCACCATCGCCTATCAACACTCTGACAAGGTCACCGCGCAACCCGACACCGCGACGACCCTCGGCCCAGTTGCATTCCCAACGACTCTCTCCCCCGTCCACTTCCTGAAGCTCGAACTCTACGACAACGACGGCAAACTTCTCTCCGACAACTTCTACTGGCGCGCCCAACCCGAGCATCAGGACGACCTTACAGCCCTCGGCAAGCTGCCTACCGTCAATCTCGAAGCACAGGTTCAGCGTAAGGACGCAGCCGGCAAGGCCCTCCTGACCGTGACCTTGCACAACCCATCGAAGAACCTCGCCCTCATGTCCCATCTCCAGCTACGCCGCCGCTCAGGAGACCGCGTTCTTCCCGTCTACTACAGCGACAACTACATCTCGCTTGTCCCCAACGAAACCAAAACCATAACCATCGAAGCCGACCAGAAAGCTCTCAAGGGCGAAGACGCTCTGATCGCAGTCGATGGCTGGAACATCTCAGTTGCGCCAACATCCGCCGCCGGAGTCGCGATCGCACCCAACGTCGATGCCCAGCCCGATCACTGGCCAGCCACAGGACTCCCCTTCCAGACGACAGGTCTACGCCAATAGGCCCGTCTCAGCAGTTCAAAATTGTGACAAACCCCGATCTTCTGAATAGGATTGGTTCGGATAAAAAACACTATGCGCCGACGCGACTTTCTCAAGACCACTAGCACCCTCCTCGCCGCCACGACACTACCCTCGATTCCAGCACTCGCCGCCGAGACCCTCTCACAAGGCCGCACCGTCCTGCCGATGAACCGCGGCTGGCGCTATCATCCCAGCAAAGTCGAAGGAGCTGAGGCCATCACCTTTAACGACGCCTCCTTCGAAACCGTCGTAATTCCCCACACCAACATCAAGCTGCCCTGGCACAGCTTCGACGACAAGATCTACGATTTCGTTTCCACCTATCGCCGCCGCTTCAAAACGCCCGCCGCCGCAAAAGGCAACCGCGTCTTCATCGACTTCGAAGGCGCAATGACTGCCTCAACCCTATGGATCAACGGCGTCTCTCTCGGCGAGTACAAAGGCGGCTTCACTCCCTTCACCTTCGAGCTCACCGAGCATCTCAAGCCCACCGGAGAAAACGTTCTCGTGGTTCAACTCGACTCCACTGAGCGCGCTGACATCCCACCCTTTGGCAATGAGATCGACTACCTCACCTTCGGCGGCATCTACCGCGAGGTCTCCCTCCGCATCGTCCCGCAAACCTACATCGACAATATCTTTGCCCGCCCGCAAGACGTCCTCAGCGGCAAACCCGGGCTCGACGTCGACTGCTTCCTAGCAGGCAAAGCCGCGTCCGATCTCACCCTCGAAGTCGAACTCCGTGACGGCGACCGAACCGTAGCAAAGGCAACGCAGCCCGTTACCTTCACGCCCGGCACCGACCCAGACGCCGCTGCCAACCCCACCACCCACGCCCCAGTCCACGCCAGCACCCAGACCATCCACGATCCCGCACGCCAAACCGTCTCACTCAAATCGATCGACGGTATCAAGCTCTGGGACCTCGAAAATCCGAGCCTCTACACCGTCCACGTCCGCCTGCTGCAATCTGCCAAACCCATCGACAGCGACACACGCCGCATCGGCTTCCGCGAGGCCACTTTCACCGATCACGGCTTCTCGCTCAACGGCAAAATCGTCAAATTGCGAGGCCTCAACCGCCATCAGACCTTCCCCTTCGTCGGCCAGGCCCAGCCCGCGCGAGCCCAGCGCCAGGACGCCAAAATCCTTCGCCACAACCTGCACTGCAACCTCGTCCGCACCTCGCACTACCCACAGTCGCGCCACTTCCTCGACTGCTGCGATGAGATCGGACTTCTCGTGCTCGAAGAGATTCCCGGCTGGCAGCACATCGGCGACGAGCCCTGGAAGCAGGTCGCCATCGACAACGTCGGCCGCATGATCCGCCGCGACTGGAACCACCCCTCCATCATTCTCTGGGGTGTTCGTATCAACGAGTCGCGTGACGACCACAGCTTCTACAGCCGCACCAACGCCCTCGCACACCTGCTCGATACGACACGCCAGACAGGCGGCATTCGCTACTTCCAGGAGTCTGAGTTCCTCGAAGACGTCTTCACGATGAACGACTTCGGCTTCCCCCTCAAAAAGCCGAACCACCCGCTCTACCTCAACACCGAGTTCGTCGGCCACACCTTCCCCACCAAAACCATCGACGACGACGAGCGCCACCGCGAGCACACCCTCCGCCACGCCCGCATTCACAACCAGATCGGCTCCGACCCGCAGTACTCCGGCGGCATCGGCTGGTGCGCCTTCGACTACAACACCCACGCCAACTTCGGCGCCGGCGACCGCATCTGCTACCACGGCGTCACCGATATCTTCCGCGAGCCCAAGCCCGCCGCCGGCTTCTACAAATCCCAGTGCGACCCCGCCGTGGAGATCGTCCTCGAACCCGCCTTCCACTGGGCCAACAGCGACGAGGCAACAAGCTTCACCCAGGCCGTCGTCTGCTCCAACTGCGACCACCTCAAGTTCTACATGCGCAACGAAGGCGACGAATCGGCCCCATGGAAGCTCATCGCCGAGCTCGATCCCGACAGCACTGAGTTCCAACACCTTGCTCACCCGCCCTTCATCCTCGACCGTCGTCATCTGAAGACCGAGCAGCGTCACGGCTGGGGAGACCTCCGCATCGACGGCTACATCAAGGACAAGCAAGTCATCTCCAGAAGCCTCTCCGGCAGCGGAGCCGACCGCAAATTCGCCCTCGTCCCCGACGACACCACGCTCGCCGCCGACGGAGCCGACAGCACCCGCGTAGTCTTCCGCGTCACTGATGAATTCGGAGCCATTCGCCCCTTCGCCAATGACCCCGTCACCTTCAAGCTCGAAGGCCCCGCCGACCTTATCGGCGACAACCCCTTCGCCCTCATCGGAGGAACCGGAGCCGTCTGGGTCCGCGCAAAGCAACAACCCGGTACCGTACGCGTAACCGCAACTCACCCCCGCCTCGGCACCCAAACCATCCAGATCACCCTCACCCCTGCTCCACCCGAAGCCATCTAGCCACCGCAAAAAACCGCAAAGCCAACCAAAGGAAGCGTCATCTCGACCGGAGCAGCGGACAGTTTCATCGTCCGCTGCGGAGTGGAGAGACCCCCACATCTCGCCTTTGCTGTCGTCGTTGCACTTGCTGTTGCCGTCGCCTTTGTTGTTGCCGTTGCCTTTTGTTTGTCATCCCCGAAGGGGATCTGCTTCTGTCTTTGCCGTTGCCTGTCCTCTTTCACCCGCCGCAAACCTCGCTCCTCGCCACAACATGAAACAATCCAAACGAGCCCCCGCACATGCCTTCATGGACCCAGCTTCCGAAGCACCTGCACGCACTCGCCGTCGCCACTCCAGGCTCGGTCCTGCTGCAAACCTCACGCTTCGACGCGGAAAACCACCATAGCTATCTCTTCCTTCACCCCATCCACACCATCTCCGCCCACTCTCTCGCCGAAATCCCCGATCTCTTCCGCCGAATCGAGCTCGCCCTCGCACAGGGCCATCACGTCGCCGGATACCTAAGCTACGAATGCGGCTACCACTTCGAACGATTCGAAGAGCCTCCGCTATCACCACAACTCCCGCTCGCATGGTTCGGCGTCTATCTTCATCCCTTCATCTTCAATCACGCACAAGATTCTTTCGAAGGCCCCGCACCCAATCTCTCCAGGGTCCCATCGCCCCACACGATCCCTGATACCTTCGCGACGAACGCACAGCTCACCATCACGGAAGACGAATACAGCGCAAAGATACAGCGCATCAAAAATTACATCGAGGCGGGCGACACCTACCAGGTCAACTTCACGGACTCTGTCACGGCTCACACTCCGCTCTCGCCCGCACAAGCCTTCGCCGCGTTGTCGGCTTCGCAACCTGTCTCCTACAGCGCCCTTATCAACCTAGCGACACGACACATTCTCTCGTTCTCCCCTGAACTCTTCTTCCGCATTAGGAACGGCCAAATCAGCACGCGCCCGATGAAAGGCACGATGCTGCGTGGCCTCGATCTCACGGAGGACGGGCAGCAAGCCAACCGGCTCCAAAGCGATGAAAAAAATCGCAGCGAGCACGTTATGATCGTCGATCTATTGCGCAACGATCTTGGCCGCCTCTGTGCACCCGGCAGCGTTCGCGTCGATGACATCTTCTCCGTCGAACGCTACGCAACTCTCTTGCAAATGACATCGACCGTCTCAGGCACCCTGCGCCCCGGCCTTCGCTACTACGACATCTTCCGAGCGCTCTTTCCCTCAGGCTCCATCACAGGCGCGCCAAAGATCCGAACCATGGAGATCATCCGCGAACTCGAAAGCCATCCACGGGGCATCTACACCGGAGCCATCGGGC encodes:
- a CDS encoding glycoside hydrolase family 38 C-terminal domain-containing protein → MLPIAAYSQTMKAPDITKAPTLYVVPYAHLDTQWRWEMPQTISEYLLKTMRVNFDYMDKYPHYVFNWTGSNRYRLMKEYFPADYARMQKYAAEGRWFPAGSSVEEGDVNLPSAEGIFRQVLYGNEYFRKDFGKASAEYMLPDCFGFPASLPSILAHAGVKGFSTQKLNAQWQPAPKIGGPDSPEKTPEGIPFNVGLWVGPDGSHVLAALNPGGYGSNVYTDLSKPSTQSIVSAPQLTSEERSRLTPAQQVALARPRSVEPNWVERIDRNGKVTGVFADYHYVGTGDIGGATQESTVKLLEAIVTKSETTLPAPPRGAFAMGETPTAEPSGPPVKVGEGPVNVVIATADQMFNDIQPGMESRMPQYQGDLELINHSAGSLTSQAYHKRWITKNELLADAAEKSSIAAQWLGARTYPQQRLNDAWTLELSGHFHDIGAGTATPRAYQYAWNDDIIAANQFAGVLTDATEAITSGLNTQTKGVPIVVFNPLNIEREDLVEANVTFPNGTPKAVRVSGPDGREVPSQLTGGKVLFVAKAPSVGYAIYDVQPAETTNTHSSLKVTDSSLENDRYRVRLDQNGDVSSIYDKALNKELLSGPVRLAVSTDIPKIYPAWNMEFEQEQAAPRAYVSGPAKVRIKENGPVRVSLEVTRNTEGSTFVQTISLSAGDAGNRVEFGNAIDWKTLAANLKASIPLAASNENATYNWGVGTIQRPNANERQFEVASHRWIDLTDKNGSFGTTILTDCKNGSDKPNDNTLRVTLMRSPGMQPSTNGRPQAYTDQANQDWGHHEFVFALAGHADDWRKSQTDWQAYRLNDPLIAFEATKHSGTLGKNFSLMHLDNPRIRVLALKKAEASDEIILRMVELDGKPAQDVRVSFAAPVTAAREVNAQEQPIGSATITDGALATSFTAYQPRTFALRLGAPSSKLASTQSQPVALNYDLAVASNDDTKTEGVGFDGKGDAIPAEMLPTTINYHDVRFDLAPAKTGSSNAVVARGQTINLPAGHHNRVYVLAASSDGDQSAEFKVGDKAVNLNIQDWGGFIGQWDTRIWKSAPERDWAISANHAAWPPADEQQREARPQSPRYPEDYVGLEAGYIKPANVAWYASHHHTATGLNQPYQYSYLFAYPMEVSENTKTLTLPNNEKIRILAISVAQEEPGLIPAQPLYDTLSHTNPTNTAKLAR
- a CDS encoding glycoside hydrolase family 2 protein: MIVFAPLSAAAKPTAPEPVIVASGWQLQDAARVPQSGGEVAAATFNPAGWYPATVPGTILTTLVNNKVYAEPLYGDNNRPEKIPESLNRTSYWYRTVVTIPQAYAGKHIWLNFDGINYSASVWVNGAEVGTTRGAFIRGKYDISYNVKPGKKAVIAVLVSPQPHPGVPHEHTLTNGVGLNGGITAIDGPTFLSTIGWDWLPAMRDRDTGIWQKVFLSATGPVLIKNPLVTTDLPLPKTDSTDVAIQATVENITDQPQKGILKGSIDKIAFQQPVELAPHSTQLVSFDPKTTPVLHINQPKLWWPNGYGPQNLYKLHLTFEQQNKPSDTQDVSFGVRKITYSVPDSDNLTISVNGVRVFIRGGNWGLDEAMKRIPRERLEAKIRLHKLANLNLIRNWVGQSTSQDFYDLCDKYGILLWDEFFQPNPSDGPNPTDLDTYIANVRDKIVRFRNHPSIAVWCARNEGFPPKEIDDRLRALMAELEPTRMYQPSSTEGHGVHSAGPYHWRTPREFYVIHNDFFKTETGSMSVPTLESIHGMIPKSDWETITDNWAERDFAKGAQGGDIYPSIIASRYGTIANLADFVRKSQLANYEAFRAMYEGRNAQLFHPATGVITWMSNPAQPSFVWQIYHYDLEPNSSLFAVKKASELIHIQFNEATSELQVINNLPDALVGATAHTFIYNLDGTIAYQHSDKVTAQPDTATTLGPVAFPTTLSPVHFLKLELYDNDGKLLSDNFYWRAQPEHQDDLTALGKLPTVNLEAQVQRKDAAGKALLTVTLHNPSKNLALMSHLQLRRRSGDRVLPVYYSDNYISLVPNETKTITIEADQKALKGEDALIAVDGWNISVAPTSAAGVAIAPNVDAQPDHWPATGLPFQTTGLRQ
- a CDS encoding glycoside hydrolase family 2 protein; its protein translation is MRRRDFLKTTSTLLAATTLPSIPALAAETLSQGRTVLPMNRGWRYHPSKVEGAEAITFNDASFETVVIPHTNIKLPWHSFDDKIYDFVSTYRRRFKTPAAAKGNRVFIDFEGAMTASTLWINGVSLGEYKGGFTPFTFELTEHLKPTGENVLVVQLDSTERADIPPFGNEIDYLTFGGIYREVSLRIVPQTYIDNIFARPQDVLSGKPGLDVDCFLAGKAASDLTLEVELRDGDRTVAKATQPVTFTPGTDPDAAANPTTHAPVHASTQTIHDPARQTVSLKSIDGIKLWDLENPSLYTVHVRLLQSAKPIDSDTRRIGFREATFTDHGFSLNGKIVKLRGLNRHQTFPFVGQAQPARAQRQDAKILRHNLHCNLVRTSHYPQSRHFLDCCDEIGLLVLEEIPGWQHIGDEPWKQVAIDNVGRMIRRDWNHPSIILWGVRINESRDDHSFYSRTNALAHLLDTTRQTGGIRYFQESEFLEDVFTMNDFGFPLKKPNHPLYLNTEFVGHTFPTKTIDDDERHREHTLRHARIHNQIGSDPQYSGGIGWCAFDYNTHANFGAGDRICYHGVTDIFREPKPAAGFYKSQCDPAVEIVLEPAFHWANSDEATSFTQAVVCSNCDHLKFYMRNEGDESAPWKLIAELDPDSTEFQHLAHPPFILDRRHLKTEQRHGWGDLRIDGYIKDKQVISRSLSGSGADRKFALVPDDTTLAADGADSTRVVFRVTDEFGAIRPFANDPVTFKLEGPADLIGDNPFALIGGTGAVWVRAKQQPGTVRVTATHPRLGTQTIQITLTPAPPEAI
- the pabB gene encoding aminodeoxychorismate synthase component I, which translates into the protein MPSWTQLPKHLHALAVATPGSVLLQTSRFDAENHHSYLFLHPIHTISAHSLAEIPDLFRRIELALAQGHHVAGYLSYECGYHFERFEEPPLSPQLPLAWFGVYLHPFIFNHAQDSFEGPAPNLSRVPSPHTIPDTFATNAQLTITEDEYSAKIQRIKNYIEAGDTYQVNFTDSVTAHTPLSPAQAFAALSASQPVSYSALINLATRHILSFSPELFFRIRNGQISTRPMKGTMLRGLDLTEDGQQANRLQSDEKNRSEHVMIVDLLRNDLGRLCAPGSVRVDDIFSVERYATLLQMTSTVSGTLRPGLRYYDIFRALFPSGSITGAPKIRTMEIIRELESHPRGIYTGAIGHIAPNGSATFNVAIRTLVLQQGIAHMGVGGGIVADSLPADEYRECLLKASFLTRVRHDFQLIETMLCENGSITLLSLHLDRLEASARYFDFIFDRVEAGTHITDYTNQLPTNEPHRIRLLLDATGTPTLTHTSLTPDPPTLTARISTERTHSTDVFLRHKTTHRDLYERELAKARAEGCDEVLFLNERNELTEGAISNLFLQREGKLLTPPLASGVLPGIYRRHLLETNPTAEEHILTPHDLDTAEAIYLCNSVRGLRRITNLIRSI